One genomic segment of Entelurus aequoreus isolate RoL-2023_Sb linkage group LG25, RoL_Eaeq_v1.1, whole genome shotgun sequence includes these proteins:
- the spns1 gene encoding protein spinster homolog 1, which translates to MALEAPASDSAPFLSDDSEAKGTEEAAEREEPASGVSATRAVVTVLVLCYINLLNYMDRFTVAGVLPDIEHYFGIDDGKSGLLQTVFICSYMVLAPLFGYLGDRYNRKWIMSGGIAFWSLVTLASSYTPKEHFWALLLTRGLVGVGEASYSTIAPTIIADLFVKESRTNMLSVFYFAIPVGSGLGYIVGSQVSNVTEDWHWALRVTPALGLLAVLLLLLVVQEPKRGAIEARRQHELHRTSWLSDLRALSTNTTFILSTLGFTAVAFVTGSLALWAPTFLLRAAVFTGERVPCMEGHCPSSDSLIFGIITCVTGVLGVASGVQASRLLRTRTPRADPLVCAAGLLMSAPFLYLAVVFAQASTVATYVFIFLGECFLSMNWAIVADILLYVVVPTRRSTAEALQIVISHLLGDAGSPYLIGVVSDSLRKRDSFLWQFRSLQMSLLLCSFVAVGGGAFFLATALFIQRDRHRAENFLPTDEEPIVVPQSGRSTRVPVSSVLI; encoded by the exons ATGGCTCTGGAGGCGCCCGCGTCGGACTCGGCGCCGTTCTTGTCTGACGACAGCGAGGCGAAGGGTACGGAGGAGGCGGCGGAGAGGGAGGAGCCTGCGAGCGGCGTGTCGGCCACGCGCGCGGTGGTGACGGTGCTGGTCCTGTGCTACATCAACCTCCTCAACTACATGGACAGGTTCACGGTGGCAG GCGTTCTTCCCGACATCGAGCATTACTTCGGGATCGACGACGGCAAGTCGGGCCTGCTCCAGACGG TCTTCATCTGCAGCTACATGGTCCTGGCGCCGCTCTTCGGTTACCTGGGCGACAGGTACAACAGGAAGTGGATCATGAGCGGCGGCATCGCCTTCTGGTCCCTGGTGACGCTCGCCAGCTCCTACACGCCCAAGGAG CACTTCTGGGCGCTGCTGCTGACCCGCGGCCTGGTGGGCGTGGGCGAGGCCAGCTACTCCACCATCGCGCCCACCATCATCGCCGACCTCTTCGTCAAAGAGAGCAGGACCAACATGTTGTCCGTCTTTTACTTCGCCATCCCGGTGGGCAG CGGTCTGGGTTACATCGTGGGCTCGCAAGTCAGCAACGTGACGGAGGACTGGCACTGGGCGCTGCGG GTGACCCCAGCGTTGGGACTGCTGGCGGTGCTGCTGCTGCTCCTGGTGGTGCAGGAGCCCAAACGAGGCGCCATAGAAGCCCGGCGCCAACACGAGCTGCACCGGACCAGCTGGCTGAGCGACCTGCGGGCTCTGAGCACCAA caccaccttcatcttgtccaCCCTGGGCTTCACGGCCGTGGCCTTCGTCACAGGCTCGCTGGCTCTGTGGGCCCCCACCTTCCTGCTCAGAGCGGCGGTGTTCACGGGTGAGCGGGTGCCCTGCATGGAGGGTCACTGCCCCTCCTCTGACAG TCTCATTTTTGGCATCATCACGTGTGTCACGGGTGTGCTGGGTGTGGCCAGCGGTGTGCAGGCCAGCCGCCTGCTGAGGACCAGGACACCACGGGCAGACCCGCTGGTGTGTGCTGCAGGTCTGCTGATGTCGGCTCCCTTCCTCTACCTGGCTGTGGTCTTCGCTCAGGCCAGCACTGTGGCCACCTAT GTGTTTATTTTCCTGGGAGAGTGTTTCCTGTCCATGAACTGGGCCATCGTAGCAGACATTCTTCTG TATGTGGTGGTTCCTACTCGACGCTCCACCGCAGAGGCTCTACAGATAGTCATCTCACACCTGCTTGGGGATGCAGGAAGTCCCTATCTGATAGGAGTG GTGTCAGACTCCCTGAGGAAGAGAGACTCCTTCCTGTGGCAGTTCCGCTCTCTGCAGATGTCGCTGCTGCTCTGCTCCTTCGTGGCCGTGGGGGGCGGAGCTTTCTTCCTGGCCACCGCCCTCTTCATCCAAAGAGATCGCCATCGAGCGGAGAACTTCCTGCCCACAG ACGAGGAGCCCATCGTGGTGCCACAAAGTGGGCGCTCCACTCGGGTGCCCGTGTCCAGTGTTCTCATCTGA
- the LOC133642176 gene encoding uncharacterized protein LOC133642176 → MRRQEDVQVSHFLCEAMALSVDVPMMLALAMVLCGVLCGVMLACVDCWRNAPLVTIREDIATDEYILSTEFPPTPPHVLMTSLTSDLLSPMAPPPDAGSERGCVTPTQSESNASYENSHTGLDYPECFAEDYVLVLPDASTNQSAASTPSSGVRHEYVNVPAGEWREPSGSSPLRAMERLFLSDDREYLDVTPHSADSTSGETSTLSSQSEDDEANYVNQPGAHG, encoded by the exons ATGAGAAGACAAGAGGACGTGCAGGtgagtcacttcctgtgtgaggcCATGGCGCTAAGCGTGGACGTCCCCATGATGCTGGCGCTCGCCATGGTGCTGTGTGGCGTGCTGTGTGGCGTGATGCTGGCGTGTGTGGACTGCTGGAGGAACGCACCGCTGG TTACCATCCGGGAAGACATCGCCACAGACGAGTACATCCT CTCCACCGAGTTCCCACCCACACCACCAC ATGTCCTGATGACCTCCCTGACCTCTGACCTGCTCTCCCCTAT GGCTCCGCCTCCAGACGCCGGGAGCGAGCGAGGATGCGTGACGCCCACACAAAGCG AAAGTAACGCCAGCTACGAGAACTCCCACACAG GACTGGACTACCCAGAATGCTTTGCTGAGGACTACGT CCTGGTCTTGCCCGATGCGTCCACCAATCAGAGCGCAGCCTCCACGCCCAGCTCAG GTGTCCGCCACGAATACGTCAACGTCCCCGCAGGTGAGTGGAGGGAACCTTCTGGAAGCTCGCCGCTCCGAGCCATGGAGCGTCTCTTCTTGTCAGACGACAGGGAGTATCTGGACGTGACGCCACACAGCGCTGACTCAACATCAG GAGAAACGTCCACGCTGTCGTCTCAGAGCGAAGACGACGAGGCCAACTACGTCAACCAACCCGGCGCACACGGGTAG